The Rouxiella sp. WC2420 region GCTTTTATTTGACGAACCAACCTCGGCGCTGGATCCGGAGCTGGTGGGCGAAGTTTTGCGCATTATGCAAAAGCTGGCGGAGGAGGGAAAAACCATGGTGGTGGTTACCCACGAGATGGAGTTTGCTCGCCACGTTTCCAATCACGTGATTTTCCTCCATCAGGGGGTAATCGAAGAGCAGGGCAATCCGGCCGATGTGTTTGGTAGTCCGAAGAGTGCGCGGTTGCAGCAGTTCCTCTCGGGTGCTTTAAAATAACCCGTCGTAATTAGCACCACAACTCCGCAAATAGGCCCTTCCCAGGGCCTATTCCAAAGTTACTGCAGTGTTTCGCGGATAAGCCTCGCTTCATTCTGCAGGCGAACAAAGGCCTGATAGCGAAGGGTATGCAGTTCGCTCACGCTAGCCTCAGGTAAATACTGACCGTCAAGAACACAAAATTGTTCCATTGCATGACTGACTGACGGTGAGAGTCCACCTGCTACTGCGCCAAGGATGGCTGCTCCCAGCATGACTGGCTCTTCGGCTTTTGTTGTTATTACCGGATACCCGCAGGCGTCGGCTATCAGTTGGCGTACCAGCGGGTGCCGTCCTGCCCCTCCGCTGAGTACCACGTTATCAACGGTTACTCCCATACGGGCCTGCGCGTCAATTATCTGCCGTAGCCCGTAGCCAATGCCGCAGAGGCCAGCGATGTACAAGCAGATCAGGCTATCGATATCACTTTCCATCCCTAGCCCCACAATCACCGCCCGTGCGTGAGGATCCGCTTGCGGTGAGCGGTTTCCCAAAAATTCAGGCACTACGTGTATATTACGCGTTAACTGAACCGCATCAGCGGCTGACAACCCTTTTTTCCGGGCCAGATCGGCGAGATAGGTAGGCAGCGAGACGCCCGCTTCTGTAGCTTTGATAGTGGCCTCGGGCGCGGCGGGATGTAAGGACACAAGTTGAGCAATAGCAGCGCCGGCGGCGCTTTGTCCGCCTTCGTTCAGCCACAAGGCAGGAACCATTGCCGAGTAATAAGGCCCCCAGACACCGGGAATGAATGCTGGCTCCTGCGTGCTGGTCATGGTGCAGGATGAAGTGCCAAAAACGTAGGCCAGATTACGGACCGCACCGCCACCGACGCCCAGAGTACCAATACCACCGGCGTGTGCATCAATTATACCGGTGCCCACAGGCGTACCCGAAGGCAGCCCCATCCGATCCGCCGCCTCTGCCGTGAGTCCCTGTCCGCAGGGCACGCCTGGTTCAACGATGTTGATACCGATACGGCGGAAGTCCTCATCCGCCAGCTCTTCCAGCCCAATACGCCGAAAGTAGTCGGGGTCCCATCGTTTCTCGTGGGCCAGATAAGTCCACTTACAGGTAACGGTGCACACCGACCGAGCGAGGTCTCCGGTTGCCTTCCAGGTCAGGAAATCGGCCAGGTCAAAGAACTGCCACGCGTTATGGTAAACGTCCGGCAGGTTCTCCTTGAGCCAGAGCAGCTTGGGAGTCTCCATTTCCGGCGATATTTTCCCGCCGACATACTGAAGAACGGGATGCCCGGTAGCATTGATCATTTCGGCCTGCGCAGTAGCGCGATGATCCATCCAGACGATAACGTTTCTCTGCGGGTCTTCTGACGGCCCGACAGCAAGGGGCACACCGCCGTCGCCGACCACGACTAGAGAGCATGTGGCATCAAAGCCGATACCGGCAACGCGCTCCGGGGAAACCTTTGACGCGGCCAACGCCTGCCTGACGGTTTGACAAACTGCATCCCATATTTCGCTACTTGATTGCTCGACGTAATGTTCAGGACCTTTATAGAGGGTTATTGGCTGCGTAGCGCGGGCCAGCATTGTCCCTGAGGTGTCAAACACGCCTGCCCTAACGCTCCCCGAACCGACGTCAACGCCAATGACTACCGGGGTAGGTTTATTATTCATATCTGCTCCTTTCAGCTTTAGAAGCCGAATGTTGGATAGTCAGAGATCGATACTGTTGGGAAGTATAACCAAATCGCGAACAGTAACGTTCCTGGCGCGGGTCAACATGAACAGAACGGATTCAGCCACCTCTTCGGGCTGCATCAGACTGCCATTAGCCAGCGCTTCATCCAGTTTGGCCTTTGGCCAATCGTTGAGCAGAGCCGTAACGACCGGCCCTGGCAGGACGGCTCCGACACGGACGCCGTGCTTTGCGACTTGACGACGTGTGCTATGAACAAAGGCCTGAACGGCAAACTTCGAGGCTGTGTAGATAGGTTCCCAAACAACCGGCACCACCCCCGCAATGGAGCTGGTAAAGATAACGTCTCCCGATTTTTGTGCGATCATGTGCGGCAGTACTGCACGGACACAGCGGAATGCAGCGTTGATGTTCAGGTGAAGTACACGGTCCCAGACATCGGGATCTCCTTCCTCAACGAGGCCGCCAATATACGCGCCCGCATTGGCGTGGAAAATATCCAGGCGGCCAGTCAGTTCGAGAATGCCGGAGAGCATATTGTCGACCTCTTCCGGTCTCATCAAATCTATCTTTAATGCAAACGCGTTATCACCCAGCTCCGCAACGATTTTCTTTAACTTCTCGCCTTCCCGGTCAACCAGAACAACTTTTGCACCCGCGCTCAATAACGTTTTTGCACACGCAAGACCGATCCCCGACGCCGCGCCAGTGATAGCAGCGACTTTGCCAGTAAGGGATGTATTCATGGAGGGTACAGTGTGGTTCATTTTATAATCCTTATATAATTATTTAAAAATTGGTCGTAGTAGGCACAGCTGAAGTGAAGCTGCAAAATGTGGTGTTTATCTTTAAAAAAATTGTTCAATTAAATAATGAATAATCGAGAGGTGACGAAGGCGCTCTTTGATTAATTCACCTATGCGCTGTTTCTTAATTTTCACCCTAGTTTTTTAAAATAACCTCGTCAACACGAATCTTGTTATTTTAGATCGCCATCACTTAAATTAATTTAGTTTAATTATTTAAAATAAGAATGTTTATTTAAATTCCCTTTAGGTTAATAGTCCTGAAGAGATGTTAATTTGGTTATTTTTGCGACTCACGCTTTGATAATGAAAATATCATGTTGACTGAAGAGAGATAATCACAGATTAGTTACGGAGTCAGGAAGGTTTAACTTTTAATTTAAGCGATTAAACAATTAAGGGAATTAAATGGATACTAAAAAAGACCACTGGCTAGGACTGCCAAAAAATTTATTTTGGGGCTATGTCGCAATATTTTTATTTATGACCGGCGACGGGTTTGAGCTGGCATTTCTCTCCAAGTACATGGTAGAGATAGGGTTTACACCCGCTCAGGCAACCTTTGCTTTCACCGTATACGGCCTGTGTGCAGCTTTGGCTGCGTGGGGTTCGGGGGTTATTGCCGAGGTCATTACTCCGCAAAAAGCGATGAAGATTGGATTTATAATGTGGGTAGTATTTCATGTCTTATTTATGGTTTTTGGGCTTACGCAAAAAAACTATTATTATATTCTGCTATTTTATGGGATACGCGGCTTGGCATACCCGTTATTTCTTTATTCATTCATCGTGGTTATTGTTCACAATGTCAGAGAGGAATTGGTCGGTTCAGCCTGCGGTTGGTTCTGGGCGGCTTATTCATTAGGTATCGGCGTAATTGGCAGCTATTTACCCAGTTTGATTATTACTCAAATAGGTGAGCTGAATGTTTTATGGTTCTCACTAATATGGGTCTGTGCCGGTGGCTTACTTGCAATGGTCGCATTGAAAAATATTAAAACATCTACTCATATGCTGAATTTAAATACCAAAGAAAAATTGAGTGAAATGAGTCGGGCGGTCACGCTGCTGATGACCAATAAAAATATCACTTTGGCGAGTATTGTCAGAATTATTAATACCCTGTCGCTGTACGGGTTTGCAATTATTATGCCGCTGTTATTTGTAGGCGAGCTTGGGTTTTCCATGCCTGACTGGCTGCAAATCTGGGCGATATTCTTCTTCTCGACTATTGTGTTCAACGTCTTCTGGGGGATTATGTCGCAGAAGTGGGGCATGTTGCGGCTGATCCGCTGGTATGGCTGCATCGGTTGTGCAGTGTTTAGCCTGCTGTTTTATTACCTGCCGATCTATTTTGGCGATAATTTCTGGATAGCCGCACTTGGGGCGACACTATTAGGTGCATCAACCGCGGCTTTCGTGCCAATGACCGCGCTATTCCCGGCGCTGGAACCGAAACACAAAGGCGCGGCAATCTCGGTGTGCAATCTTTCTGCTGGCTTAAGCAATTTTTTTGCTCCGGCAATAGCTACTGCGCTGTTACCGTTCTACGGTGTGGTCGGGGTGGTTTATGCCTATAGCGCACTGTATATCTTGGGGTTTGTGCTAACGCTGTATATTCAGTTTACCCAGAAACAGTTTGGCCCGCAGGCTGTTAGCGTTGAGGAAGTGGCCTCTTGAACTAAATTATCGCTATAACATTTGTTGCTATAACATTTGTCGTGGTAACAGCAAAATAAAACCTTGC contains the following coding sequences:
- a CDS encoding FGGY-family carbohydrate kinase — translated: MNNKPTPVVIGVDVGSGSVRAGVFDTSGTMLARATQPITLYKGPEHYVEQSSSEIWDAVCQTVRQALAASKVSPERVAGIGFDATCSLVVVGDGGVPLAVGPSEDPQRNVIVWMDHRATAQAEMINATGHPVLQYVGGKISPEMETPKLLWLKENLPDVYHNAWQFFDLADFLTWKATGDLARSVCTVTCKWTYLAHEKRWDPDYFRRIGLEELADEDFRRIGINIVEPGVPCGQGLTAEAADRMGLPSGTPVGTGIIDAHAGGIGTLGVGGGAVRNLAYVFGTSSCTMTSTQEPAFIPGVWGPYYSAMVPALWLNEGGQSAAGAAIAQLVSLHPAAPEATIKATEAGVSLPTYLADLARKKGLSAADAVQLTRNIHVVPEFLGNRSPQADPHARAVIVGLGMESDIDSLICLYIAGLCGIGYGLRQIIDAQARMGVTVDNVVLSGGAGRHPLVRQLIADACGYPVITTKAEEPVMLGAAILGAVAGGLSPSVSHAMEQFCVLDGQYLPEASVSELHTLRYQAFVRLQNEARLIRETLQ
- a CDS encoding MFS transporter — translated: MDTKKDHWLGLPKNLFWGYVAIFLFMTGDGFELAFLSKYMVEIGFTPAQATFAFTVYGLCAALAAWGSGVIAEVITPQKAMKIGFIMWVVFHVLFMVFGLTQKNYYYILLFYGIRGLAYPLFLYSFIVVIVHNVREELVGSACGWFWAAYSLGIGVIGSYLPSLIITQIGELNVLWFSLIWVCAGGLLAMVALKNIKTSTHMLNLNTKEKLSEMSRAVTLLMTNKNITLASIVRIINTLSLYGFAIIMPLLFVGELGFSMPDWLQIWAIFFFSTIVFNVFWGIMSQKWGMLRLIRWYGCIGCAVFSLLFYYLPIYFGDNFWIAALGATLLGASTAAFVPMTALFPALEPKHKGAAISVCNLSAGLSNFFAPAIATALLPFYGVVGVVYAYSALYILGFVLTLYIQFTQKQFGPQAVSVEEVAS
- a CDS encoding SDR family oxidoreductase — its product is MNHTVPSMNTSLTGKVAAITGAASGIGLACAKTLLSAGAKVVLVDREGEKLKKIVAELGDNAFALKIDLMRPEEVDNMLSGILELTGRLDIFHANAGAYIGGLVEEGDPDVWDRVLHLNINAAFRCVRAVLPHMIAQKSGDVIFTSSIAGVVPVVWEPIYTASKFAVQAFVHSTRRQVAKHGVRVGAVLPGPVVTALLNDWPKAKLDEALANGSLMQPEEVAESVLFMLTRARNVTVRDLVILPNSIDL